A window from Macaca thibetana thibetana isolate TM-01 chromosome 7, ASM2454274v1, whole genome shotgun sequence encodes these proteins:
- the TMEM253 gene encoding transmembrane protein 253, producing the protein MEDRAGQQEQETHSLRLEKLQHWARHRQSGHLLVLAVSQLWLAVVVVPLAVSVTCLNSECHMATALPLGPGASGLLTGTVTLELRRAPRLWKVRAMMIFNTFNLILGFIVVVVEVMKTALGPAPTASSQHAGLLVLELSAEAFTLGGVLVSVHALFLLSQRKPGCCRSQSLHYQELQEGFSELEEVPGLENGPTVASTGANERAGQREQTRAALLPP; encoded by the exons ATGGAAGATAGAGCTGGTCAGCAAGAGCAGGAGACACACAGCCTCCGTCTGGAAAAGCTACAACATTGGGCGAGGCACAGGCAGAGTGGGCACCTCTTGGTGCTGGCG GTGAGTCAGCTATGGCTGGCAGTGGTTGTGGTGCCCCTTGCTGTCTCAGTCACCTGCCTGAACTCTGAATGTCACATGGCCACAGCGCTGCCTCTTGGGCCTGGAGCCTCA GGTCTCCTCACTGGGACTGTTACCCTAGAGCTTCGCAGAGCACCTCGCCTCTGGAAG GTGCGGGCCATGATGATATTCAACACCTTCAACTTGATCTTGGGTTTCATCGTGGTGGTGGTCGAGGTGATGAAGACAGCCTTGGGGCCTGCCCCAACTGCCTCCTCCCAG CATGCTGGCTTGCTGGTGCTGGAGCTCAGTGCTGAGGCCTTCACCCTAGGGGGAGTGCTGGTCTCAGTGCACGCCCTATTCTTGCTGAGCCAGAGGAAACCAGGATGCTGCAGGAGCCAGAGTCTGCACTACCAGGAGCTGCAGGAG GGCTTCTCTGAGTTGGAAGAGGTTCCTGGTTTGGAGAATGGTCCCACGGTGGCCAGCACAGGAGCAAATGAGAGGGCGGGACAGCGGGAACAGACACGTGCTGCTCTCCTTCCACCCTGA